The Macaca fascicularis isolate 582-1 chromosome 1, T2T-MFA8v1.1 genome includes a window with the following:
- the SV2A gene encoding synaptic vesicle glycoprotein 2A, which translates to MEEGFRDRAAFIRGAKDIAKEVKKHAAKKVVKGLDRVQDEYSRRSYSRFEEEDDDDDFPAPSDSYYRGEGTQDEEEGGASSDATEGHDEDDEIYEGEYQGIPRAESGGKGERMADGAPLAGVRGGLSDGEGPPGGRGEAQRRKEREELAQQYEAILRECGHGRFQWTLYFVLGLALMADGVEVFVVGFVLPSAEKDMCLSDSNKGMLGLIVYLGMMVGAFLWGGLADRLGRRQCLLISLSVNSVFAFFSSFVQGYGTFLFCRLLSGVGIGGSIPIVFSYFSEFLAQEKRGEHLSWLCMFWMIGGVYAAAMAWAIIPHYGWSFQMGSAYQFHSWRVFVLVCAFPSVFAIGALTTQPESPRFFLENGKHDEAWMVLKQVHDTNMRAKGHPERVFSVTHIKTIHQEDELIEIQSDTGTWYQRWGVRALSLGGQVWGNFLSCFGPEYRRITLMMMGVWFTMSFSYYGLTVWFPDMIRHLQAVDYASRTKVFPGERVEHVTFNFTLENQIHRGGQYFNDKFIGLRLKSVSFEDSLFEECYFEDVTSSNTFFRNCTFINTVFYNTDLFEYKFVNSRLVNSTFLHNKEGCPLDVTGTGEGAYMVYFVSFLGTLAVLPGNIVSALLMDKIGRLRMLAGSSVMSCVSCFFLSFGNSESAMIALLCLFGGVSIASWNALDVLTVELYPSDKRTTAFGFLNALCKLAAVLGISIFTSFVGITKAAPILFASAALALGSSLALKLPETRGQVLQ; encoded by the exons ATGGAAGAGGGCTTCCGAGATCGGGCAGCTTTCATCCGTGGGGCCAAAGACATTGCTAAGGAAGTCAAGAAGCATGCGGCCAAGAAGGTGGTGAAGGGCCTGGACAGAGTCCAGGACGAATATTCCCGAAGATCCTACTCCCGCTTTGAGGAGGAGGATGATGATGACGACTTCCCTGCCCCCAGTGATAGCTATTACCGAGGAGAAGGGACCCAGGATGAGGAGGAAGGCGGTGCGTCCAGTGATGCTACTGAGGGCCATGACGAGGATGATGAGATCTACGAAGGGGAATATCAGGGCATCCCCCGGGCAGAGTCTGGGGGCAAAGGCGAGCGGATGGCAGATGGGGCACCCCTGGCTGGAGTAAGGGGGGGCTTGAGCGATGGGGAGGGTCCCCCTGGGGGCCGGGGGGAGGCACAACGACGGAAAGAACGAGAAGAACTGGCCCAACAGTATGAAGCTATCTTACGGGAGTGTGGCCACGGCCGCTTCCAGTGGACACTGTATTTTGTGCTTGGTCTGGCGCTGATGGCTGATGGTGTGGAGGTCTTTGTGGTGGGCTTCGTGCTGCCCAGCGCTGAGAAAGACATGTGCCTGTCCGACTCCAACAAAGGCATGCTAG gcCTCATCGTCtacctgggcatgatggtgggagCCTTCCTCTGGGGAGGTCTGGCTGACCGGCTGGGTCGGAGGCAATGTCTGCTCATCTCGCTCTCAGTCAACAGCGTCTTTGCCTTCTTCTCATCTTTTGTCCAGGGTTACGGCACTTTCCTCTTCTGCCGCCTCCTTTCTGGGGTTGG GATTGGAGGGTCCATCCCCATTGTCTTCTCCTATTTCTCTGAGTTTCTGGCCCAGGAGAAAAGAGGGGAGCATCTGAGCTGGCTCTGCATGTTTTGGATGATTGGTGGTGTGTACGCAGCTGCTATGGCCTGGGCCATCATCCCCCACTATG GGTGGAGTTTTCAGATGGGTTCTGCCTACCAGTTCCACAGCTGGAGGGTCTTCGTCCTCGTCTGCGCCTTTCCTTCTGTGTTTGCCATTGGGGCTCTGACCACGCAGCCTGAAAGTCCCCGTTTCTTCCTAGAG AATGGGAAGCATGATGAGGCCTGGATGGTGCTGAAGCAGGTCCATGATACCAACATGCGAGCCAAGGGACATCCTGAGCGCGTGTTCTCA GTAACCCACATTAAGACGATCCATCAGGAGGATGAACTGATTGAGATCCAGTCGGACACAGGGACCTGGTACCAGCGCTGGGGTGTCCGGGCCTTGAGCCTAGGGGGGCAG GTTTGGGGGAATTTTCTCTCCTGTTTTGGTCCCGAATATCGGCGCATCACTCTGATGATGATGGGTGTATGGTTCACCATGTCATTCAG CTACTATGGCCTGACCGTCTGGTTTCCTGACATGATCCGCCACCTCCAGGCAGTGGACTACGCATCCCGCACCAAAGTGTTCCCCGGGGAGCGTGTAGAGCATGTGACTTTTAACTTCACCTTGGAGAATCAGATCCACCGAGGCGGGCAGTACTTCAATGACAA GTTCATTGGGCTGCGCCTGAAGTCAGTGTCCTTTGAGGATTCCCTGTTTGAAGAGTGTTATTTTGAGGATGTCACATCTAGCAACACGTTTTTCCGCAACTGCACATTCATCAACACTGTGTTCTATAACACTG ACCTGTTTGAGTACAAGTTTGTGAACAGCCGTCTGGTAAACAGCACATTCCTGCACAACAAGGAGGGCTGCCCGCTAGACGTGACAGGGACGGGCGAAGGTGCCTACATGGTATACTTTGTGAGCTTCCTGGGGACACTGGCAGTGCTTCCTGGGAATATCGTGTCGGCCCTGCTCATGGACAAGATCGGCAGGCTCAGAATGCTTG CTGGCTCCAGCGTGATGTCCTGTGTCTCTTGCTTCTTCCTGTCTTTTGGGAACAGCGAGTCAGCCATGATCGCTCTGCTCTGCCTTTTTGGTGGGGTCAGCATTGCATCCTGGAATGCGCTGGACGTGTTGACTGTTGAACTCTACCCCTCAGACAAGAG GACCACAGCTTTCGGCTTCCTGAATGCCCTGTGTAAGCTGGCAGCTGTGCTGGGGATCAGCATCTTCACATCCTTCGTGGGAATCACCAAGGCTGCCCCCATCCTCTTTGCCTCAGCTGCCCTTGCCCTTGGCAGCTCTCTGGCCCTGAAGCTGCCTGAGACCCGGGGGCAGGTGCTGCAGTGA
- the H2AC21 gene encoding histone H2A type 2-B: MSGRGKQGGKARAKAKSRSSRAGLQFPVGRVHRLLRKGNYAERVGAGAPVYLAAVLEYLTAEILELAGNAARDNKKTRIIPRHLQLAVRNDEELNKLLGGVTIAQGGVLPNIQAVLLPKKTESHKPGKNK, translated from the coding sequence ATGTCAGGACGCGGAAAGCAGGGAGGCAAGGCCCGCGCTAAGGCCAAGTCGCGCTCGTCCCGCGCTGGCCTCCAGTTCCCGGTGGGGCGAGTGCACCGCTTGCTGCGCAAGGGCAACTACGCGGAACGGGTGGGGGCAGGCGCCCCGGTGTACCTGGCGGCGGTCCTCGAGTACCTGACCGCGGAAATTCTGGAGCTAGCAGGCAACGCGGCTCGGGACAACAAGAAGACGCGCATCATCCCTCGCCATCTGCAACTAGCCGTGAGGAATGACGAAGAGCTCAACAAGTTACTCGGGGGTGTCACCATTGCCCAGGGCGGCGTCTTACCCAATATCCAGGCTGTCCTGTTGCCCAAGAAAACGGAGAGTCACAAGCCTGGCAAGAACAAGTAA
- the H2BC21 gene encoding histone H2B type 2-E, producing the protein MPEPAKSAPAPKKGSKKAVTKAQKKDGKKRKRSRKESYSIYVYKVLKQVHPDTGISSKAMGIMNSFVNDIFERIAGEASRLAHYNKRSTITSREIQTAVRLLLPGELAKHAVSEGTKAVTKYTSSK; encoded by the coding sequence ATGCCTGAACCGGCAAAATCCGCTCCGGCTCCTAAAAAGGGCTCCAAGAAAGCCGTCACCAAAGCCCAGAAGAAAGACGGCAAGAAGCGCAAGCGCAGCCGCAAGGAGAGCTACTCCATCTACGTGTACAAGGTGCTGAAGCAGGTCCACCCCGACACCGGCATCTCGTCCAAGGCCATGGGCATCATGAACTCCTTCGTCAACGACATTTTCGAGCGCATCGCGGGAGAGGCGTCCCGCCTGGCGCACTACAACAAGCGCTCCACCATCACGTCCCGCGAGATCCAGACGGCCGTGCGCCTGCTGCTGCCCGGCGAGCTGGCCAAGCACGCCGTGTCCGAGGGCACCAAGGCAGTCACCAAGTACACCAGCTCCAAGTGA
- the BOLA1 gene encoding bolA-like protein 1, translating to MLSGRLVPSLVSMAGRVCLSRGSAGSGAIGPVEAAIRTKLEQALSPEVLELRNESSGHAVPPGSETHFRVAVVSSRFEGLSPLQRHRLVHAALAEELAGPVHALAIQARTPAQWRENSQLDTSPPCLGGNKKALGTP from the coding sequence ATGCTGAGTGGTCGCCTGGTCCCAAGTCTGGTCTCCATGGCTGGCCGGGTCTGTTTGTCCCGGGGCAGCGCGGGATCCGGGGCCATCGGTCCGGTGGAGGCCGCCATTCGCACGAAGCTGGAGCAGGCCCTGAGCCCCGAGGTGCTGGAGCTTCGCAACGAGAGCAGTGGCCACGCGGTCCCGCCTGGCAGTGAGACGCACTTCCGCGTGGCTGTGGTGAGCTCTCGTTTCGAGGGACTAAGCCCCCTACAACGACACCGGCTGGTCCACGCAGCACTGGCCGAGGAGCTGGCAGGGCCGGTCCATGCACTGGCCATCCAGGCACGGACCCCCGCCCAGTGGAGAGAGAACTCTCAGCTGGACACTAGCCCCCCATGCCTGGGTGGGAACAAGAAAGCTCTAGGAACCCCTTGA
- the H2AC20 gene encoding histone H2A type 2-C has translation MSGRGKQGGKARAKAKSRSSRAGLQFPVGRVHRLLRKGNYAERVGAGAPVYMAAVLEYLTAEILELAGNAARDNKKTRIIPRHLQLAIRNDEELNKLLGKVTIAQGGVLPNIQAVLLPKKTESHKAKSK, from the coding sequence ATGTCTGGTCGTGGCAAACAAGGAGGCAAGGCTCGCGCCAAGGCCAAGTCGCGCTCGTCCCGCGCTGGCCTCCAGTTCCCGGTAGGGCGAGTGCACCGCTTGCTGCGCAAAGGCAACTACGCGGAGCGGGTGGGGGCTGGCGCGCCAGTCTACATGGCGGCGGTCCTCGAGTACCTGACCGCCGAGATCCTGGAGCTGGCGGGCAACGCGGCTCGGGACAACAAGAAGACGCGCATCATCCCTCGTCACCTCCAGCTGGCCATCCGCAACGACGAGGAACTGAACAAGCTGCTGGGCAAAGTCACCATCGCCCAGGGCGGCGTTTTGCCTAACATCCAGGCCGTTCTGTTACCAAAGAAAACTGAAAGCCACAAAGccaaaagcaaataa